A single genomic interval of Microbacterium hydrocarbonoxydans harbors:
- a CDS encoding acyltransferase, with the protein MPDHAVAHPTRRWSLDVLRIISIIGVIAIHVCGNMVGNSDVSGSVRWWVAVAVDLGFVWVVPVFVMISGALLLEPRQFDRGPAPFYRRRLLRLGPAFVFWPIFYVFVVHPAVTGQPGSWRSFVLGVIDGRSYTHLYFLWLIVGLYVIAPVLAAFLRDGGKRRAYIFAGAVLAVTVASLVSSNVLTTAGYDRSSSQTAVTQWVPYVGFFLAGWALRDLILRGWRLAAAALITMAAIALIIVQYGTRGTFPYLDALLPVSYYGPVVVIAALGCYVTANGALAGWQPGRMTGVVRTLSDSSFGVFLIHFAVMLAVRAIPALSDTASSLPSTFAVWGIVTVLSFALVILARRVPGVRRLV; encoded by the coding sequence ATGCCCGATCACGCCGTTGCGCATCCGACCCGACGCTGGTCCCTCGACGTACTGCGCATCATCTCGATCATCGGCGTCATCGCGATCCATGTGTGCGGCAACATGGTGGGCAACTCCGACGTGTCCGGCAGTGTGCGGTGGTGGGTCGCCGTCGCCGTGGATCTCGGCTTCGTCTGGGTCGTACCCGTCTTCGTCATGATCAGCGGCGCGCTGCTTCTGGAACCCCGCCAGTTCGATCGCGGACCGGCCCCCTTCTACCGGCGACGCCTGTTGCGCCTGGGGCCGGCCTTCGTGTTCTGGCCGATCTTCTACGTCTTCGTGGTCCACCCGGCCGTCACAGGGCAGCCGGGGAGCTGGCGCAGCTTCGTGCTGGGTGTCATCGACGGACGCAGCTACACCCACCTGTACTTCCTCTGGCTGATCGTCGGCCTGTACGTCATCGCGCCGGTCCTCGCGGCGTTCCTGCGCGACGGAGGGAAGCGCCGTGCATACATCTTCGCCGGTGCGGTCCTCGCCGTGACGGTGGCGTCCCTCGTATCGTCGAACGTCCTGACGACGGCGGGATACGATCGCTCCTCCTCTCAGACCGCGGTGACGCAGTGGGTGCCTTACGTGGGGTTCTTCCTGGCGGGATGGGCACTGCGTGATCTGATCCTGCGGGGCTGGAGGCTCGCGGCGGCCGCTCTCATCACGATGGCAGCGATCGCCCTGATCATCGTGCAGTACGGCACTCGAGGCACCTTCCCCTACCTCGATGCGCTTCTTCCGGTCAGCTACTACGGCCCAGTCGTCGTGATCGCCGCGCTGGGCTGCTACGTCACGGCGAACGGAGCCCTCGCCGGATGGCAGCCCGGCCGTATGACCGGCGTCGTGCGGACGCTCTCGGATTCCTCCTTCGGCGTCTTCCTCATTCATTTCGCGGTCATGCTCGCCGTCCGCGCCATTCCCGCGCTCTCCGACACCGCGAGCTCGTTGCCGTCGACCTTCGCCGTCTGGGGGATCGTCACCGTCCTGTCGTTCGCCCTCGTGATCCTCGCTCGACGTGTGCCGGGTGTGCGTCGCCTGGTGTGA
- a CDS encoding glycosyltransferase, with product MRVLVVTTWFPSPRSPGAGSFVADDVRLLAESNEVTVLHLIPPSDAPSAPASEVRDGVRIVRSSMSPSRPDQLVRASRLIRRMLRDADLVHSMALSSLLPMSLLRVTVPWVHTEHWSGLLAPETVPRLMRLTLPLTERGLARPDRVVAVSRTLARRISRVRSGEVAVIPNHVAAPEERSTAPRSGSRVRLVAVGNLVPGKGPILAIQTLAELRRRGMDASLDWVGEGPLRESARQEAARTGVSEHVTFSGSVPKADVARHLQQADVFLLPTESETFGIAIAEALVAGTPVVVGARGGHTEFVTAPDGILVEERTPRSFADAVERLLALNRGRSQEDIGARAREAFSDASRARDYESVYRAARGAEGGVDGPVVDVIIAVHQLSRPIRRAVGSVLMNDVPLRVTVVCHNIASEDIAQRLGELTGDPRVRLLELHDGVPRPAGPFNEGLDHAGASFTSIMGSDDELEAGAIDSWVAIARRDGADAVIPRLAHARGGVVPTPPTRPWRSRRLDLVKDRLSYRSAPLGLVSRRTFGDLRLDTAVATGEDVQYVTTVWSQAGAISLSRGPAYLVHADAASRTSLTARPVEEDLRFVHRLLTSATFRALAQGQRDAVVTKILRVNVIGAIHNRRGSGWSQEDRRHLAAAIAALRSAAPRAEQPLPLVDRRLLDLAAVPSSSAEELDRLVERRQHRARPGSLLARGIASTLHREGGLRMSAASVLAATSLSRLRGRQR from the coding sequence ATGCGCGTGCTCGTCGTGACGACCTGGTTCCCCAGTCCGCGCTCCCCGGGGGCAGGATCGTTCGTCGCTGACGACGTGCGGCTGCTGGCGGAGTCGAACGAGGTCACCGTCCTTCACCTCATCCCGCCGTCGGACGCGCCCTCCGCCCCTGCGAGCGAGGTCCGCGACGGGGTGCGGATCGTGCGGTCGTCGATGTCGCCATCCAGACCGGATCAACTGGTTCGCGCCTCACGGCTCATCCGGAGAATGCTGCGGGACGCCGATCTCGTCCACTCCATGGCGCTGTCCTCGCTCCTGCCGATGTCCCTCCTGCGAGTGACTGTTCCCTGGGTGCACACCGAGCACTGGTCAGGTCTGCTCGCGCCCGAGACGGTGCCCCGCCTGATGCGGCTGACGCTGCCCCTCACCGAGCGCGGGCTCGCGCGCCCTGATCGCGTCGTGGCAGTGAGCCGCACCCTGGCCCGTCGCATCTCCCGGGTGCGTTCGGGCGAGGTCGCGGTGATCCCGAATCATGTCGCCGCCCCGGAGGAGCGATCGACCGCTCCGCGCAGCGGATCACGGGTACGGCTCGTCGCTGTCGGCAACCTGGTTCCCGGCAAGGGACCGATTCTCGCGATCCAGACGCTCGCCGAGCTGCGTCGGCGTGGCATGGATGCGTCGCTCGACTGGGTGGGAGAGGGCCCGCTGCGTGAATCGGCGCGGCAGGAGGCTGCGCGCACCGGTGTGAGCGAACACGTGACATTCTCGGGTTCGGTGCCGAAGGCGGATGTGGCCAGGCACCTGCAGCAGGCAGACGTCTTCCTGCTGCCGACCGAGTCGGAGACGTTCGGGATAGCGATCGCCGAAGCTCTCGTCGCGGGGACACCGGTGGTCGTGGGCGCCAGAGGCGGCCATACCGAGTTCGTCACGGCGCCCGACGGGATCCTGGTCGAGGAGCGGACACCGCGATCGTTCGCCGATGCGGTCGAGCGACTCCTCGCCCTCAATCGCGGCCGATCTCAGGAAGATATCGGCGCCCGAGCGCGGGAGGCCTTCTCGGATGCGTCGCGCGCGCGTGACTACGAGTCCGTCTACCGGGCCGCGCGGGGAGCGGAGGGCGGCGTCGATGGGCCGGTGGTCGATGTGATCATCGCCGTTCATCAGCTCTCGCGACCTATTCGGAGAGCGGTCGGCTCCGTGCTGATGAACGACGTGCCTCTTCGAGTGACTGTCGTGTGCCACAACATCGCATCGGAGGACATCGCGCAACGCCTCGGGGAGCTCACAGGCGACCCGCGTGTGCGGCTTCTCGAATTGCACGACGGTGTGCCCCGGCCCGCTGGTCCGTTCAATGAGGGCCTCGATCATGCCGGGGCGAGCTTCACCTCGATCATGGGCTCCGACGACGAGCTCGAGGCGGGGGCGATCGACTCCTGGGTCGCCATCGCTCGACGCGATGGCGCCGACGCCGTCATACCCAGACTGGCGCATGCGCGCGGGGGAGTGGTCCCGACCCCTCCGACCAGGCCCTGGCGGTCGAGGCGGCTCGATCTGGTCAAGGATCGTCTGTCCTATCGCAGTGCACCGCTGGGACTCGTCTCGCGGCGGACCTTCGGTGACCTTCGACTCGACACCGCGGTGGCGACCGGCGAGGACGTCCAGTACGTGACCACGGTCTGGTCGCAGGCGGGGGCGATCTCTCTCAGCCGGGGGCCCGCATATCTCGTACACGCCGATGCGGCTTCCCGGACCTCCCTCACGGCGAGGCCGGTCGAGGAGGACCTCCGTTTCGTGCATCGACTCCTGACCTCGGCGACGTTCCGGGCACTCGCTCAGGGGCAGCGCGACGCGGTGGTGACGAAGATCCTCCGCGTCAATGTCATCGGCGCGATCCACAACCGACGAGGCTCCGGCTGGAGCCAGGAGGATCGGCGGCATCTCGCCGCGGCGATCGCTGCGCTGCGCTCGGCAGCCCCGCGAGCGGAACAGCCGTTGCCGCTGGTCGACCGGCGTCTGCTCGATCTCGCCGCGGTTCCCAGTTCCTCAGCCGAGGAACTCGATCGTCTGGTGGAGCGGAGGCAGCACCGTGCCAGACCGGGGTCCCTGCTGGCGCGAGGAATCGCCTCCACACTGCACCGCGAGGGCGGGCTGCGAATGAGCGCCGCATCCGTTCTCGCCGCGACGTCGCTGTCGAGGCTCAGGGGCCGTCAGCGCTGA
- a CDS encoding glycosyltransferase — translation MRRLVLLTNEYPFAYGDTAFVEREIAALVEAFDEVHVFNCTAGESPSVPLPAGVTYRGNLYPSRRREILLAALSPRRVRIAARAWRSERRAGVGAAQFGAFAAACARGMRMAAGRRVRESFDDGADITLYSFWGLGGGLAVPWLVDRAQGAFVRVHRYDLYESPGYLPFRAHLYAAVDAVLAVSAHARDYIAERHPGANVVVSRLGTPDPGALPEPRGEGRPRLVVSCSHVIPVKRVERIFEAVEAAGQGTALRWVHFGGGAEFGALQDRVRSARIEAELRGQTPHDDVIDFYGREYVDAFINLSESEGVPVSIMEAMSFDIPIVATDVGGTSEIVTAEAGRLVDPNPRTEQVAASISEVLALRERFHSRDVWAELCDSERNSRATAGVLLGRPDPQKPSAAL, via the coding sequence GTGAGACGGCTGGTGCTGCTGACGAACGAGTACCCGTTCGCATACGGGGACACGGCTTTCGTCGAGCGCGAGATCGCCGCCTTGGTGGAGGCCTTCGACGAGGTCCACGTCTTCAACTGCACTGCCGGCGAGTCGCCGAGCGTGCCCCTGCCCGCAGGCGTGACCTATCGCGGAAACCTGTACCCTTCCCGCCGGCGAGAGATCCTTCTGGCCGCGCTGTCGCCTCGCCGAGTGCGGATCGCGGCCCGAGCCTGGAGAAGCGAACGCCGAGCCGGAGTCGGAGCCGCGCAGTTCGGTGCGTTCGCGGCCGCGTGCGCCCGGGGGATGCGGATGGCGGCCGGGCGGCGCGTGCGCGAGTCGTTCGACGACGGAGCCGACATCACCCTGTACTCGTTCTGGGGGCTGGGCGGCGGCCTCGCGGTCCCGTGGCTCGTTGACCGCGCGCAGGGCGCCTTCGTGCGCGTGCACCGCTACGACCTCTACGAGTCGCCAGGGTACCTCCCTTTCCGCGCACACCTCTACGCCGCCGTAGACGCGGTGCTCGCCGTGTCCGCGCATGCGCGCGACTACATCGCCGAGCGTCATCCGGGTGCGAACGTCGTCGTCAGCCGCTTGGGCACACCGGATCCGGGAGCCCTGCCCGAGCCGCGCGGCGAGGGCCGTCCGCGTCTCGTGGTCAGCTGCTCGCATGTCATTCCGGTGAAGCGGGTCGAGCGCATATTCGAGGCCGTGGAGGCCGCGGGACAGGGGACCGCCCTCCGCTGGGTGCATTTCGGTGGTGGAGCGGAGTTCGGCGCGCTCCAGGATCGGGTCCGGAGCGCTCGCATCGAGGCGGAGCTTCGTGGTCAGACCCCGCACGACGACGTGATCGACTTCTACGGGCGGGAGTACGTCGACGCGTTCATCAACCTCAGCGAGTCAGAGGGCGTGCCGGTGTCGATCATGGAGGCGATGTCGTTCGACATCCCGATCGTGGCCACCGACGTCGGCGGGACATCGGAGATCGTCACGGCGGAGGCGGGACGACTGGTCGATCCGAACCCGAGGACAGAGCAGGTTGCCGCGAGCATCTCCGAGGTCCTCGCTCTCCGCGAGCGCTTCCACAGCAGGGACGTCTGGGCAGAGCTCTGCGATTCCGAGCGCAACAGTCGCGCCACAGCCGGCGTGCTCCTCGGTCGGCCGGATCCGCAGAAGCCGTCCGCCGCCCTCTGA
- a CDS encoding glycosyltransferase, with translation MRSLLILSFSDISADARVRKQVEAFSGRFEVTTCGYGPRPRGAHRHIALPEHTEVWRYSRRLLLTRRYALAYEQNEAIVAARKLLEGSAFDVIVANDVDAVPLALSLDPTYGVHADLHEFAPSQKSEMLRWRLFVAPFLAWICRRHVTRARSVTTVAAGIAEEYRRRFGITAEVVTNATPRADLVPTPTHRPLALVHSGACFRNRHLDLMLDAVQQSTTPLTLDLYLTPNDPVYLNELKVRADQTSNVRVHDAVPYDELVATLNDHDIGVFVLPPVNANYRWALPNKLFDFVQARLGVVIGPSPEMAAIVRAHGFGVVADDFSAASLTRIFDAMVPSDVEGFKDAADRAAASLSAEEQQRIWVEAVDRMLPSETTS, from the coding sequence ATGCGCTCGCTCCTGATCCTGTCGTTCTCCGACATCTCCGCCGACGCGCGAGTGCGCAAACAGGTGGAGGCGTTCTCGGGGCGGTTCGAGGTGACGACCTGCGGGTACGGACCCCGGCCGCGCGGCGCCCACCGTCACATCGCCCTTCCCGAGCACACAGAGGTCTGGCGCTACTCACGTCGGCTCCTCCTCACTCGCCGGTATGCGCTCGCCTACGAGCAGAACGAGGCGATCGTCGCGGCCAGGAAGCTGTTGGAGGGATCCGCCTTCGATGTGATCGTCGCCAACGATGTGGATGCTGTGCCGCTGGCGCTGTCGCTCGATCCGACGTACGGCGTCCATGCCGACCTGCACGAGTTCGCGCCATCGCAGAAGAGCGAGATGCTGCGCTGGCGACTGTTCGTCGCGCCGTTCCTGGCCTGGATCTGCCGGCGACACGTCACGCGTGCTCGGAGCGTGACCACCGTGGCAGCGGGGATCGCGGAGGAGTACCGGCGACGGTTCGGGATCACTGCTGAGGTCGTGACCAACGCGACGCCGCGAGCCGATCTCGTCCCCACACCCACGCACCGACCGCTCGCGCTGGTGCACAGCGGCGCGTGCTTCCGCAACCGTCACCTCGACCTGATGCTCGACGCGGTGCAGCAGTCCACCACCCCGCTGACGCTCGACCTCTATCTGACCCCGAACGATCCCGTCTACCTGAACGAGCTGAAGGTCCGCGCGGATCAGACCTCGAACGTGCGAGTCCATGACGCCGTTCCCTATGACGAACTGGTTGCGACACTCAACGACCATGACATCGGAGTGTTCGTGCTGCCGCCGGTCAACGCCAACTACCGGTGGGCGCTTCCGAACAAGCTGTTCGACTTCGTCCAGGCAAGACTCGGTGTGGTGATCGGCCCCAGCCCGGAGATGGCTGCGATCGTGCGTGCGCACGGCTTCGGCGTCGTGGCCGACGACTTCTCCGCCGCCTCGCTGACGCGAATCTTCGATGCGATGGTGCCATCAGATGTCGAGGGGTTCAAGGATGCTGCCGACCGGGCAGCCGCGTCGCTCTCCGCAGAGGAGCAACAGCGGATCTGGGTCGAGGCGGTCGATCGGATGCTCCCCTCGGAGACGACGTCGTGA
- a CDS encoding glycosyltransferase has protein sequence MIASPRDDVAEEPVGSGEKPSLLILSFSPIRRDARVLKQVELFARTYDVVTCGYEESPSDDVRHVQLPSEARVDNPYGRFVSLRQYRLAYWRLAGVRLAWQALRSRRFDVVIANDVQAVPLALRLRPSGGVLADLHEYWPRLHEENPAWMRWISPYYRWICRKYVSKAAATSTVSRGLATEYDREFGFHPALVTNAAPFAALEPSAVSKPIRLVHSGAGLRNRDLGLMVDAVGASAADVTLDLYLTPNHPDYLDELRAKAATTGKVRVCDPVPYADLVATLNEYDVGLFVLPPANFSYRHALPNKFFDFIQARLGVIVGPSPELEPYVRDHDIGMVTAEPDAASLTACIDALTEVDVARFKRNASSSARQLSAEESMGPWTEAVATLAAKAGHR, from the coding sequence ATGATCGCATCGCCTCGAGACGACGTCGCCGAGGAGCCCGTGGGGTCCGGCGAGAAGCCGTCGCTGCTCATTCTGTCGTTCTCGCCGATCCGGCGGGACGCGCGAGTGCTCAAGCAGGTCGAGCTGTTCGCGAGGACCTACGACGTCGTGACGTGCGGCTATGAGGAGTCGCCCTCCGACGACGTCCGACACGTGCAGCTGCCGAGTGAAGCGCGCGTCGACAACCCCTACGGGCGGTTCGTCTCGCTGCGCCAGTACCGCCTCGCCTACTGGCGGCTGGCCGGCGTTCGGCTCGCATGGCAGGCCCTGCGCAGCCGTCGCTTCGACGTGGTGATCGCCAACGACGTCCAGGCGGTGCCGCTTGCGCTCCGGCTGCGGCCGAGCGGAGGAGTGCTCGCCGATCTGCACGAGTACTGGCCGCGACTGCACGAGGAGAATCCGGCGTGGATGCGGTGGATCTCGCCGTACTATCGGTGGATCTGCCGCAAGTACGTCTCGAAGGCCGCAGCCACATCGACCGTCAGCCGAGGCCTGGCGACGGAGTACGACCGGGAGTTCGGCTTCCATCCGGCGCTGGTGACGAACGCCGCACCCTTCGCCGCGCTCGAGCCTTCCGCGGTGTCGAAGCCCATCCGCCTCGTCCACAGTGGTGCGGGTCTGCGCAACCGCGATCTCGGGCTCATGGTCGATGCGGTCGGGGCGAGCGCTGCCGACGTCACCCTCGATCTCTATCTGACCCCCAACCATCCGGACTACCTCGACGAACTGCGGGCGAAGGCGGCGACCACGGGCAAGGTGAGGGTCTGCGATCCGGTGCCGTACGCGGACCTGGTCGCCACCCTCAACGAGTACGACGTGGGGCTGTTCGTCCTTCCACCGGCCAACTTCAGCTATCGTCACGCTCTGCCCAACAAGTTCTTCGATTTCATCCAGGCGCGGTTGGGAGTCATCGTGGGGCCGTCTCCCGAGCTGGAGCCGTACGTGCGTGACCATGACATAGGGATGGTGACTGCGGAGCCCGATGCCGCTTCGCTCACCGCCTGCATCGATGCGCTGACGGAGGTCGATGTCGCCCGCTTCAAACGAAACGCGTCGTCGAGCGCGCGCCAGCTGTCCGCCGAGGAGTCGATGGGGCCGTGGACGGAGGCCGTGGCGACCCTGGCCGCGAAGGCCGGTCATCGCTGA
- a CDS encoding glycosyltransferase: MLDVVIAVHNARRPISRAVHSVLESAESADARVTVVCHGVPIEEIREAVGKAEGTRLRYLAFVDGIPSPAGPFNFGVHAASGDYVTIMGSDDYLEPGALDAWSRYLRSERPDIALVPLRHQQGARLLNPMPRLGRTRRLDAVRDRLFYRTAPLALIRRDVLRETGATLAEGLRTGDDIAMTARLWTSGARIDLMRDLPCYVIGADAGDRVTLAPMPAADQLAAVTDLLGSEWWSALPVREATSLGVKLLRIHVLDALLARPSAAEWDAAGVGAVSDIVRRVRQASPRSFVPLSRADRRLLDAVSTGATPDEIVRAIASRRAASRWDVVRPARLLNAVDREAVPVRYLHYLLDNWRRR; this comes from the coding sequence ATGTTGGATGTCGTCATCGCCGTCCATAACGCACGACGGCCGATCTCGAGGGCCGTGCACTCCGTGCTCGAGTCCGCGGAGTCCGCTGATGCGCGGGTGACGGTGGTGTGCCACGGGGTGCCGATCGAAGAGATCCGGGAAGCCGTCGGGAAGGCGGAGGGGACACGGCTCCGCTACCTCGCGTTCGTCGACGGGATCCCCAGCCCGGCCGGCCCCTTCAACTTCGGCGTGCATGCCGCCTCCGGCGACTACGTGACGATCATGGGATCGGACGACTACCTCGAACCCGGAGCCCTCGACGCCTGGAGCCGTTATCTGCGCTCCGAGCGGCCTGACATCGCGCTCGTCCCGCTGCGGCACCAGCAGGGCGCTCGTCTCCTGAACCCGATGCCGCGTCTCGGCCGCACACGGCGCCTCGATGCCGTGCGCGATCGACTCTTCTACCGGACCGCGCCGCTCGCACTCATCCGGCGTGACGTGCTGCGCGAGACGGGCGCCACGCTGGCGGAGGGGCTGCGCACAGGTGATGACATCGCGATGACCGCCCGGCTGTGGACCAGCGGCGCCCGTATCGATCTGATGCGCGACCTGCCGTGCTACGTCATCGGCGCCGATGCCGGGGATCGCGTCACTCTCGCCCCCATGCCGGCGGCCGATCAGCTGGCCGCCGTGACCGACCTCCTCGGCAGCGAGTGGTGGTCTGCACTGCCGGTCCGCGAGGCGACGTCCCTGGGAGTCAAACTTCTGCGCATCCATGTCCTCGATGCGCTTCTCGCCCGCCCGTCCGCCGCAGAGTGGGACGCTGCGGGGGTCGGTGCCGTGTCGGACATCGTGCGGCGGGTTCGGCAGGCCAGCCCGCGGTCCTTCGTCCCGCTCTCCCGCGCGGATCGCCGCCTGCTGGATGCAGTCTCGACGGGCGCCACTCCGGACGAGATCGTGCGCGCGATCGCGTCCCGCCGTGCGGCGTCGCGATGGGATGTCGTGCGTCCGGCCCGACTCCTGAACGCGGTCGACCGAGAGGCCGTTCCCGTGCGCTACCTTCACTACCTGCTGGACAATTGGAGAAGACGATGA
- a CDS encoding ABC transporter ATP-binding protein yields the protein MKLIWSTLRSIVPLLPSRAQRFLWMYVIVSCALSLLDVIALMMLAVSVTSMVQQADVTLPVIGTITSDGYIWIILAVSLLIITKSALAVTLQWFATRRFATFELEIGDRLFDAYIRAPWTERLKRNTSQLVRLADVGIANVTSGFLLPVLGLPQLLCTSAAVIAVLVVAEPLTALITMVYLGLIAVILYFWMSRKSVEAGRVNRDYSFKVASLMTDMVAALKEITLRNMAPDVAKVVHDNRIHTTRARANISFLGTFPRFVLDAALIGGFLLVGGFAMVVGGPASAVSAVALFGVAGFRLVPSLTGFQAVLTQATSNVPHVRAVISDIKAAEGYIARAERIGHEPLDGEPERLILENVAFTYPGGDVPALSGVNLTLPMGSTLALVGSSGAGKSTLVDLILGLLEPTEGSARLDGQNLHDVMAAWRSKVGYVPQDVALFDGSIAQNVALSWTSELDRDRVEDALRRAQLWDVVAARPGGMDGRVGDRGMSLSGGQRQRLGIARALYSDPLVLVLDEATSALDTKTEADVTDAIQKLRGDVTLISVAHRLATVRDHDQICFMRDGGIAAVGRFDEVVAAVPEFAVQARLAGLVR from the coding sequence ATGAAGCTCATATGGAGCACGCTGCGATCGATCGTGCCATTGCTGCCTTCGCGCGCGCAGAGATTCCTGTGGATGTACGTGATCGTGTCGTGCGCACTGTCCCTCCTCGACGTCATCGCCCTGATGATGCTCGCCGTCTCCGTCACATCGATGGTGCAGCAGGCGGATGTCACCCTGCCTGTGATCGGCACCATCACAAGCGACGGATACATCTGGATCATCCTCGCGGTGTCGCTCCTGATCATCACGAAGTCCGCGTTGGCTGTCACGCTGCAGTGGTTCGCGACTCGCAGGTTCGCCACCTTCGAACTCGAGATCGGCGATCGGCTCTTCGACGCCTACATCCGCGCACCGTGGACGGAGCGCCTCAAGCGCAACACGTCCCAGCTGGTCCGCCTCGCCGACGTCGGCATCGCGAACGTCACGTCCGGCTTCCTGCTGCCGGTGCTGGGACTTCCGCAGCTCCTGTGCACCTCGGCCGCGGTGATCGCCGTGCTGGTCGTCGCCGAGCCTCTCACCGCGCTGATCACGATGGTGTATCTGGGGCTGATCGCCGTCATCCTGTACTTCTGGATGTCTCGCAAGTCGGTCGAGGCGGGACGGGTGAATCGCGACTACTCCTTCAAGGTCGCATCGCTGATGACGGACATGGTCGCGGCTCTCAAGGAGATCACGCTGCGCAACATGGCTCCCGACGTGGCGAAGGTCGTGCATGACAACCGGATCCACACGACGCGCGCGAGGGCGAACATCAGCTTCCTCGGGACCTTCCCGCGATTCGTGCTCGACGCCGCGCTCATCGGAGGGTTCCTGCTCGTGGGCGGCTTCGCGATGGTGGTCGGCGGTCCGGCGTCGGCGGTCTCGGCAGTCGCGCTGTTCGGCGTCGCCGGGTTCCGCCTCGTGCCCTCTCTGACGGGATTCCAGGCCGTTCTCACCCAGGCGACGTCGAACGTCCCCCATGTCAGAGCGGTGATCAGCGACATCAAGGCCGCGGAAGGGTACATCGCGAGGGCGGAGCGGATCGGCCACGAGCCTCTGGACGGGGAGCCCGAGCGGCTCATCCTCGAGAACGTGGCCTTCACCTACCCCGGCGGGGATGTCCCGGCGCTCAGCGGCGTCAATCTGACCCTGCCGATGGGAAGCACGCTCGCCCTGGTGGGCTCTTCCGGCGCAGGCAAGTCGACGCTGGTCGACCTGATCCTCGGACTCCTCGAACCGACCGAGGGATCCGCCCGCCTCGACGGCCAGAATCTGCACGATGTCATGGCTGCGTGGCGTTCGAAGGTGGGCTACGTCCCGCAGGACGTCGCTCTGTTCGACGGATCGATCGCGCAGAACGTGGCGCTGTCCTGGACCTCGGAGCTGGACCGTGACCGAGTCGAGGATGCGCTGCGGCGCGCACAGCTGTGGGATGTCGTCGCAGCACGGCCGGGCGGCATGGACGGACGTGTGGGCGATCGCGGGATGTCGCTGTCGGGCGGCCAGCGGCAGCGTCTCGGCATCGCGCGAGCGCTGTACAGCGACCCGCTCGTTCTCGTCCTCGATGAGGCGACGAGTGCGCTCGACACGAAGACCGAAGCCGATGTCACGGATGCGATCCAGAAGCTACGCGGCGACGTCACCCTCATCTCGGTCGCGCATCGTCTGGCGACCGTCCGCGACCACGACCAGATCTGCTTCATGCGTGATGGCGGTATCGCGGCGGTCGGCCGGTTCGACGAAGTCGTGGCGGCCGTTCCCGAGTTCGCGGTCCAGGCGCGCCTTGCGGGTCTCGTGAGATGA
- a CDS encoding glycosyltransferase family 4 protein: MRLTVVSRIFAPEPSAASFRLRAVVNSASRSGHEVTVLTSTAPEALRQVVSDLGPRVRVRRAPVLRDKAGYVRGYLQYMSFDLPVLFRLLTGRRPDVVLVEPPPTTGSVVRIVCAIRRIPYVYYAADVWSDAARMTGAPSAVVSVVRAMEKFAMRGARRLLSVSTGVTERLGEWGLATHAVTVGNGIDLEQFRAEGEAADLGAPYFVYAGTASEVHGAIIFADAFERLLATNPDARLVFVGQGAEWDAIAEVASRLPDGSIVMKPRMEPEQVAVWLRGACASLASVRTGGGYDFAFPTKIYASAACGTPVIYAGTGPGHRFVDESPAGDAVPYDVAAVTAAMRRSLESRVDIEQRRAIARWAAETVDIDLVAARAVDVLASESRPV; the protein is encoded by the coding sequence CGAGTGCTGCATCCTTCCGGCTGCGGGCCGTCGTCAACAGCGCCTCACGCTCAGGACACGAGGTGACCGTCCTCACGAGTACGGCGCCGGAGGCTCTCCGTCAGGTCGTCAGCGATCTCGGTCCTCGGGTCCGGGTTCGTCGTGCCCCCGTGTTGCGTGACAAGGCGGGCTATGTCCGCGGGTACCTGCAGTACATGAGTTTCGACCTCCCCGTGCTGTTCAGGCTGCTGACGGGGCGCAGGCCTGACGTCGTCCTGGTCGAGCCGCCTCCCACCACCGGGTCCGTCGTGCGTATCGTTTGCGCGATACGCCGGATCCCCTACGTCTACTACGCTGCCGACGTCTGGTCGGACGCCGCACGCATGACAGGTGCCCCGTCTGCGGTGGTGAGCGTCGTGCGTGCGATGGAGAAGTTCGCGATGCGAGGTGCGCGCCGACTCCTGTCGGTCAGCACGGGCGTGACGGAGCGGCTGGGGGAGTGGGGGCTGGCGACGCATGCGGTGACGGTCGGGAACGGCATCGATCTCGAGCAGTTCCGTGCCGAGGGCGAAGCGGCCGACCTCGGTGCGCCGTACTTCGTGTACGCCGGTACAGCATCCGAAGTGCACGGCGCGATCATCTTCGCCGACGCATTCGAGCGGCTGCTCGCCACGAACCCGGATGCCAGGCTCGTCTTCGTGGGCCAGGGAGCGGAGTGGGATGCCATCGCCGAGGTGGCCAGCCGGCTGCCCGACGGCAGTATCGTGATGAAGCCCCGGATGGAGCCTGAACAGGTCGCCGTCTGGTTGCGGGGGGCCTGCGCCTCTCTCGCTTCGGTCCGCACCGGCGGCGGCTACGACTTCGCCTTCCCGACCAAGATCTACGCGTCCGCCGCCTGCGGTACGCCGGTGATCTATGCGGGTACCGGTCCGGGGCATCGGTTCGTGGACGAATCGCCGGCAGGTGACGCCGTGCCCTATGACGTCGCTGCCGTGACCGCTGCGATGAGACGCAGTCTCGAGTCACGTGTGGATATCGAACAGCGTCGGGCGATCGCCCGATGGGCGGCCGAGACAGTCGACATCGACCTCGTCGCCGCCAGGGCCGTGGACGTTCTCGCGTCCGAGTCGAGGCCAGTGTGA